The following are encoded in a window of Sphaerisporangium siamense genomic DNA:
- a CDS encoding amidohydrolase family protein: MIVDVHAHTPTHRDVVPPEEACVFTSWRTDRPVVTTNTWADFDSAMSAADVAIVFNIAVADPATTTGIPHDPERTNDATAEFVANDPARRIGFMSVDPTSPDCLEEAERCREMGLAGVKLGPNYQNFDPLGEPALAFYAYCERNALPILFHQGASPIRTAPLRYTYPLVTDEVALRFPELRIVMAHMGHPWGKETVATIRKHPHVYADVSSIYLRPWVCYESLLAAVEWGCTDKLLLGSDFPIANTGEAMAGLRGVNKILEGTALPRVPSELIERIIHADALTALGLTVGGAR; this comes from the coding sequence ATGATCGTCGATGTCCACGCCCACACTCCCACCCACCGTGACGTGGTGCCGCCCGAGGAGGCGTGCGTCTTCACCTCCTGGCGCACCGATCGTCCCGTCGTCACCACCAACACCTGGGCCGACTTCGACAGCGCCATGTCCGCGGCGGACGTCGCGATCGTGTTCAACATCGCGGTGGCCGACCCGGCGACCACGACCGGCATTCCGCACGACCCGGAACGTACCAACGACGCGACCGCGGAGTTCGTGGCGAACGACCCCGCCCGCCGTATCGGGTTCATGTCCGTCGATCCCACGTCCCCCGACTGCCTGGAGGAGGCCGAGCGCTGTCGCGAGATGGGGCTCGCCGGCGTCAAGCTCGGCCCCAACTACCAGAACTTCGACCCGCTCGGCGAGCCCGCGCTGGCGTTCTACGCCTACTGCGAGAGGAACGCGCTCCCCATCCTCTTCCACCAGGGGGCGTCGCCGATCCGCACGGCGCCGCTGCGCTACACCTACCCCCTGGTGACCGACGAGGTCGCGCTGCGCTTCCCCGAACTGCGCATCGTCATGGCCCACATGGGCCATCCCTGGGGCAAGGAGACCGTGGCGACGATCCGCAAGCACCCCCACGTCTACGCCGACGTCTCCTCCATCTATCTGCGACCGTGGGTCTGCTACGAGTCGCTGCTCGCCGCGGTCGAATGGGGGTGTACGGACAAGCTCCTGCTCGGTTCGGACTTCCCGATCGCCAACACCGGCGAGGCGATGGCGGGCCTGCGGGGCGTCAACAAGATCCTGGAGGGCACGGCGCTGCCGCGCGTGCCGTCCGAACTCATCGAGCGGATCATCCACGCCGACGCGCTCACCGCACTGGGCCTGACCGTGGGGGGTGCCCGTTGA
- a CDS encoding mandelate racemase/muconate lactonizing enzyme family protein, giving the protein MRPAVAAVHTAAVSLDARPDLVVTGARGTHARSDFLLVRVVTGTGVEGYGEVSATPLWSGEDAASAAHFIREILAPALVGRPLTPVGGLELLMDRLLAGNPFTKAGVSIALWDAFARTLGVPLAVALGGPYRDEVPIKLSLSGDGPALDSVFLAATAAGFQAFKVKVGLGVADDVARVARARGLAGPAAFLGADANGGWTRSQAARAIPALAEQGVSFVEQPVAPADLDGMRHLRNLGLPVVADESVFGEADLAALVRAEAADCVSLYVGKSGGPGRAVAMGRLASAFGIDTILGSNGELGIGAAAQLHVACALPALSREFPSDIIGAHYYAEDILDEPLDSDGRRVRLGDSPGLGVRPRADLMREFR; this is encoded by the coding sequence GTGAGGCCGGCCGTCGCCGCGGTCCACACCGCGGCCGTCAGCCTGGACGCGCGGCCGGACCTGGTCGTCACCGGGGCCAGGGGAACCCACGCCCGTTCGGACTTCCTGCTGGTCCGCGTGGTGACCGGTACCGGCGTCGAAGGGTACGGCGAGGTCAGCGCGACGCCGCTGTGGAGCGGTGAGGACGCCGCCAGCGCGGCGCATTTCATCCGCGAGATCCTGGCCCCCGCCCTGGTGGGCCGGCCGCTCACACCGGTCGGCGGCCTGGAGCTCCTGATGGACCGGCTGCTCGCGGGCAACCCGTTCACCAAGGCGGGCGTGTCCATCGCGCTGTGGGACGCCTTCGCCAGGACCCTCGGCGTCCCGCTCGCCGTGGCGCTCGGCGGCCCCTACCGCGACGAGGTCCCGATCAAGCTCTCCCTGTCCGGCGACGGGCCGGCGCTGGACTCGGTCTTCCTGGCCGCGACGGCTGCCGGGTTCCAGGCCTTCAAGGTGAAGGTCGGGCTCGGCGTCGCCGATGACGTCGCCCGGGTGGCCCGCGCCCGCGGGCTCGCCGGACCGGCGGCCTTCCTCGGGGCCGACGCCAACGGAGGGTGGACGCGCAGCCAGGCGGCCCGGGCGATCCCCGCGCTGGCCGAGCAGGGCGTCTCGTTCGTCGAGCAACCGGTCGCGCCGGCCGACCTGGACGGCATGCGGCACCTGCGCAACCTCGGCCTGCCGGTGGTCGCCGACGAGTCCGTCTTCGGCGAGGCCGACCTCGCCGCGCTCGTACGGGCGGAGGCCGCCGACTGCGTCAGCCTCTATGTCGGCAAGAGCGGCGGCCCCGGGCGCGCCGTGGCGATGGGGAGGCTCGCCTCGGCCTTCGGGATCGACACGATCCTCGGCTCCAACGGCGAGCTCGGCATCGGCGCCGCCGCGCAGCTCCACGTCGCCTGCGCGCTGCCGGCGCTGTCGCGGGAGTTCCCCTCCGACATCATCGGCGCGCACTACTACGCCGAGGACATCCTTGACGAGCCGCTGGACAGCGACGGCCGTCGCGTCCGGCTCGGCGACTCACCCGGACTGGGCGTCCGGCCACGAGCAGACCTGATGAGGGAATTCCGATGA
- a CDS encoding amidohydrolase family protein has translation MIDFHTHTPAWRTAGWLGGVQFGADEFVAFMDAAGIEQALVLSHDGLFDATPEANDDLAAFVGRYPRRLAGFGTVHPRRADAPEEVDRMLNRLGLRGLKLHPWLQGFSMHELALDPICEVLAQSGGILLSHDGTPPYSTGGQIAALARRHPSLPVVLGHGGLHDTWRESLALTIETPNLYICICGTPPYAAREILSRAPSHKVLFGTDAGLSDRKSQDYAVARVAEIDGWGITDEQRRAMLVDNPRALLAAGR, from the coding sequence ATGATCGACTTCCACACCCACACCCCCGCGTGGCGCACCGCCGGCTGGCTGGGCGGCGTCCAGTTCGGCGCGGACGAGTTCGTCGCCTTCATGGACGCGGCCGGCATCGAACAGGCGCTGGTCCTGAGCCACGACGGCCTCTTCGACGCCACTCCCGAGGCCAACGACGACCTCGCCGCGTTCGTCGGGCGGTACCCGCGGCGGCTCGCCGGCTTCGGGACCGTGCACCCGCGCCGCGCGGACGCCCCCGAAGAGGTCGACCGGATGCTCAACCGGCTCGGGCTGCGCGGCCTCAAGCTGCATCCGTGGCTGCAGGGCTTCAGCATGCACGAACTGGCGCTCGATCCGATCTGCGAGGTTCTCGCCCAGAGCGGCGGCATCCTGCTGAGCCACGACGGGACACCGCCGTACTCCACCGGCGGCCAGATCGCGGCCCTGGCCCGCCGGCACCCCTCGCTCCCGGTCGTCCTCGGACACGGTGGCCTCCACGACACCTGGCGGGAGTCGCTCGCCCTCACCATCGAGACCCCCAACCTCTACATCTGCATCTGCGGCACCCCGCCCTACGCGGCGCGCGAGATCCTCTCCCGGGCGCCCTCCCACAAGGTGCTGTTCGGCACCGACGCCGGCCTGTCGGACCGCAAGAGCCAGGACTACGCGGTCGCCCGGGTGGCCGAGATCGACGGATGGGGGATCACCGACGAGCAGCGCCGGGCGATGCTGGTCGACAACCCCCGCGCCCTGCTGGCGGCGGGACGGTGA
- a CDS encoding creatininase family protein, whose product MGSVALRWSETDRDQLRRHLPEAVVIFPVGATEQHGPHLPTSTDALIAGAVADGAATAAAGRSGRPLIVAPTIAWGASDHHLPYGGTLSLSPETLLAVLCDLLRSVAAQGGRRVVLLNGHGGNVGVCHAAAAAGSTRYDLSVAHLDYWRLAGAEGEPPVPGHAGEFETSMVMALRPDLAGPCEPRAQAPEVPAVPGMELHSAAVWRRIDGYTDRPELATADAGERRLGDIVGRAADRLVELASVL is encoded by the coding sequence ATGGGGTCGGTAGCTCTGCGATGGTCCGAAACGGATCGCGACCAGCTGAGGCGGCACCTGCCCGAGGCCGTCGTCATCTTCCCCGTCGGCGCGACCGAGCAGCACGGGCCGCACCTGCCGACCTCGACGGACGCCCTCATCGCCGGCGCGGTCGCCGACGGCGCGGCGACGGCGGCGGCGGGCCGCAGCGGCAGGCCGCTGATCGTCGCCCCCACGATCGCCTGGGGCGCGTCGGACCACCACCTGCCGTACGGCGGCACGCTCTCCCTGTCACCGGAGACGCTGCTCGCCGTGCTCTGCGACCTGCTCCGCTCGGTCGCGGCGCAGGGCGGGCGGCGGGTGGTCCTGCTCAACGGGCACGGCGGCAACGTCGGTGTCTGCCACGCGGCGGCCGCCGCCGGCTCGACCCGGTACGACCTGTCCGTCGCGCACCTGGACTACTGGCGGCTCGCCGGCGCCGAGGGCGAGCCGCCCGTGCCGGGACACGCCGGGGAGTTCGAGACCTCGATGGTCATGGCCCTCCGGCCCGACCTGGCGGGCCCGTGCGAACCCCGGGCACAGGCGCCGGAGGTCCCGGCCGTCCCGGGAATGGAGTTGCACTCCGCGGCCGTGTGGCGCCGGATCGACGGGTACACCGACCGTCCCGAGCTGGCCACGGCCGACGCCGGCGAACGCCGGCTCGGGGACATCGTCGGCCGGGCGGCGGACCGCCTGGTAGAGCTTGCGAGCGTTCTATGA
- a CDS encoding IclR family transcriptional regulator: MSDGGSGGERPASTGVDRTLTVLEQLVTAEEDLTLTALAKVTRIPLATCASIVYTLEHRGYATRRVIGRSHFWRPTLRLYSLASRLVRKVDLSQIATVEMRALGEELGMPVHIGVLDGASVVYVAKAATPGFIQFDTYPGKVAPFDLTALGRAIAAHLSDGELAVLLPQLRTGQGPRARGSSPKAFKELLERVRADGYAIEDEEEQAEISCVAAPFFDAEGRVAGSVGVTGFARDLVGDKRAAALAGVVRLGVVISQRLGCRTGALPSELAEP, translated from the coding sequence ATGTCTGATGGTGGCAGCGGTGGGGAGCGCCCGGCGTCAACGGGGGTGGACCGTACGCTGACCGTTCTCGAACAGCTGGTGACGGCCGAGGAGGACCTCACGCTGACGGCGCTGGCCAAGGTGACCCGGATACCGCTGGCGACCTGCGCGAGCATCGTCTACACCCTGGAGCACCGCGGGTACGCCACCCGCCGGGTGATCGGGCGAAGCCACTTCTGGCGCCCCACGCTGCGGCTCTACAGCCTGGCCAGCCGGCTGGTGCGCAAGGTCGACCTGTCGCAGATCGCGACCGTCGAGATGCGGGCTCTCGGCGAAGAGCTGGGCATGCCCGTCCACATCGGGGTGCTGGACGGCGCCTCGGTGGTCTACGTGGCCAAGGCCGCGACGCCGGGTTTCATCCAGTTCGACACCTACCCGGGCAAGGTCGCGCCGTTCGACCTGACCGCCCTCGGCCGGGCCATCGCGGCCCACCTGTCCGACGGCGAACTCGCCGTCCTGCTGCCGCAGCTCAGGACGGGGCAGGGGCCGCGGGCGCGGGGGTCGAGCCCGAAGGCGTTCAAGGAGCTGCTGGAGAGGGTGCGCGCCGACGGCTACGCCATCGAGGACGAGGAGGAGCAGGCCGAGATCTCCTGCGTGGCCGCGCCGTTCTTCGACGCGGAGGGCCGGGTCGCCGGGTCGGTCGGGGTGACCGGCTTCGCCCGTGACCTCGTCGGGGACAAGCGCGCCGCCGCTCTGGCCGGGGTCGTCCGGCTCGGCGTCGTGATCTCCCAGCGACTCGGATGCCGGACCGGGGCATTGCCATCGGAGCTTGCCGAACCCTAA
- a CDS encoding bifunctional 4-hydroxy-2-oxoglutarate aldolase/2-dehydro-3-deoxy-phosphogluconate aldolase — translation MSAEQGNPGATVSGVVAIIRLRESEPDDAIATALLDGGVHVMEVTLPTPGSLGAIRRWSTHGDLLVGAGTVRTVADADAAIAAGARFLVTPTTVPDVLAAARAAGVPVVCGALTPTEIDLAWHRGATAVKVFPVSAVGGAGYLRAVREPLGDVPLLPTGGVSLADLASYARMGCAGAGVGGALVSADLVASRRWAALTERAGAFTAAWNEGRVRRDA, via the coding sequence GTGAGCGCTGAACAAGGGAACCCGGGAGCGACCGTTTCCGGCGTTGTAGCCATCATCCGCCTGCGTGAGAGTGAACCCGACGACGCCATCGCGACCGCCCTGCTGGACGGCGGTGTCCACGTCATGGAAGTGACCCTGCCCACCCCCGGCTCCCTGGGCGCCATCCGCCGGTGGAGCACGCACGGCGACCTCCTCGTCGGGGCCGGGACCGTGCGCACCGTCGCCGACGCCGACGCGGCGATCGCCGCGGGGGCCCGGTTCCTGGTGACCCCCACGACCGTGCCGGACGTCCTCGCCGCCGCCCGGGCCGCGGGCGTCCCCGTGGTGTGCGGCGCGCTCACCCCGACCGAGATCGACCTGGCCTGGCACCGCGGCGCCACCGCCGTCAAGGTCTTCCCCGTCTCCGCCGTCGGCGGCGCCGGCTACCTGCGGGCCGTCCGCGAACCGCTCGGCGACGTGCCCCTGCTGCCCACCGGCGGGGTGAGCCTGGCGGACCTCGCCTCCTACGCCCGCATGGGATGCGCCGGCGCCGGCGTCGGCGGCGCGCTCGTCTCCGCCGACCTCGTCGCGAGCCGCCGCTGGGCGGCGCTGACCGAGCGCGCGGGCGCCTTCACCGCGGCGTGGAACGAAGGGCGGGTGCGGCGGGATGCCTGA
- a CDS encoding sugar kinase yields MPDVLTLGEVMACLRADGQVKLGGTARMSVAGAEANVAIGLTRLGHDVAFVGAVGPDQFGELVRRTLRAEGVGVHALRTDPAPTGIVVFEQRVAGVTRVDYHRQGSAGGRLSVADVENAFAALPAPPRILHITGVTPALGEGPALAVRAAVRLAKAAGARVCLDVNHRGRLWPEDRARRVLTELSAEADLVVASEDELALASAGDDEPGRVRSLLAGAATEVVVKRGAAGATAFTADGALSRPARPVTAVDTIGAGDAFVAGYLSGLLDGLPPAERLARAVTTGAFAVAGHGDWEGLPTRAELPMLDLPDGTAVR; encoded by the coding sequence ATGCCTGACGTCCTGACACTCGGCGAGGTCATGGCCTGCCTGCGCGCCGACGGCCAGGTCAAGCTCGGCGGAACCGCCCGGATGAGCGTCGCGGGCGCCGAGGCCAACGTCGCCATCGGCCTGACCCGGCTCGGGCACGACGTCGCGTTCGTCGGCGCCGTCGGGCCCGACCAGTTCGGCGAGCTCGTCCGGCGCACGCTGCGCGCGGAAGGCGTCGGCGTCCACGCGCTCAGGACGGACCCGGCGCCGACCGGCATCGTGGTCTTCGAACAGCGCGTCGCCGGGGTGACCCGGGTGGACTACCACCGGCAGGGCTCGGCCGGCGGCAGGCTCTCGGTCGCCGACGTGGAGAACGCGTTCGCGGCACTCCCGGCGCCGCCGCGGATCCTGCACATCACCGGGGTGACCCCGGCCCTCGGCGAGGGACCGGCGCTGGCCGTGCGCGCCGCGGTGCGGCTGGCCAAGGCCGCCGGGGCGCGGGTCTGCCTGGACGTGAACCACCGCGGCCGCCTCTGGCCCGAGGACCGGGCCCGCCGGGTGCTGACCGAGCTGTCCGCCGAGGCGGACCTCGTCGTCGCCTCCGAGGACGAACTCGCGCTCGCCTCGGCCGGAGACGACGAGCCGGGCCGGGTGCGGTCGCTGCTCGCCGGGGCGGCGACCGAGGTCGTCGTCAAGCGCGGGGCGGCCGGCGCCACGGCGTTCACCGCCGACGGGGCGCTGAGCCGTCCGGCCAGGCCCGTCACCGCCGTCGACACGATCGGCGCCGGGGACGCCTTCGTCGCCGGATACCTTTCCGGTCTGCTGGACGGCCTGCCGCCGGCCGAGCGGCTGGCGCGGGCGGTCACGACGGGGGCCTTCGCGGTCGCCGGTCACGGAGACTGGGAGGGGCTGCCGACCCGCGCGGAGCTGCCCATGCTCGACCTGCCGGACGGAACGGCGGTCCGCTGA